The Globicephala melas chromosome 20, mGloMel1.2, whole genome shotgun sequence genome contains a region encoding:
- the ARL4D gene encoding ADP-ribosylation factor-like protein 4D — protein MGNHLTEMAPTASFLPHFQALHVVVIGLDSAGKTSLLYRLKFKEFVQSVPTKGFNTEKIRVPLGGSRSITFQVWDVGGQEKLRPLWRSYTRRTDGLVFVVDAAEAERLEEAKVELHRISRASDNQGVPVLVLANKQDQPGALSAAEVEKRLAVGELAAAPLTHVQGCSAVDGLGLQPGLERLYGMILKRKKTVRTGKKRR, from the coding sequence ATGGGGAACCACTTGACAGAGATGGCGCCCACcgcctccttcctgcctcactTCCAGGCCCTGCACGTTGTGGTCATTGGGCTGGACTCGGCTGGAAAGACCTCCCTTCTTTACCGCCTCAAGTTCAAAGAGTTTGTCCAGAGTGTCCCCACCAAAGGCTTCAACACCGAGAAGATCCGGGTGCCCCTGGGGGGGTCCCGTAGCATCACCTTCCAAGTGTGGGATGTGGGGGGGCAGGAGAAGCTTCGGCCACTGTGGCGCTCCTACACACGCCGGACAGACGGGCTGGTGTTTGTGGTGGATGCCGCTGAGGCTGAGCGGCTGGAGGAGGCCAAGGTGGAGCTACACCGAATCAGCCGGGCCTCGGACAACCAGGGTGTGCCTGTCCTGGTGCTGGCCAACAAGCAGGATCAGCCTGGGGCCCTGAGCGCAGCCGAGGTGGAGAAGAGGCTGGCAGTCGGCGAGCTGGCTGCTGCCCCACTCACCCACGTGCAGGGCTGCAGTGCTGTGGACGGGCTGGGCCTGCAGCCAGGCCTGGAGCGCCTGTATGGGATGATCCTCAAGAGAAAGAAGACTGTCCGGACAGGCAAGAAGAGACGGTGA
- the LOC115850149 gene encoding transmembrane protein 106A isoform X2, which yields MGETLSQLGSREDENKSMLPSGPACGSKAASYSSTTSSKPSCSCAPCERAAGGSFATCPTCQGSGEIPRELEKQLVALIPYGDQRLKPRHTKLSVFLAVFICLVTSSLIVFFLFPRTIAVQPVGLNSSTVTVGEADIHLSITNILSISNNNYYPIAVTQLTIEVLHLSLVVGQVSDSLLLHVGPLASEQMLYTVANRIWDENTYKICTWLKIKVHHVLLHIQGTLTCSYLSHSEQLVFQSYEYVDCRGNASKPHLLVPRPP from the exons ATGGGTGAGACGCTCTCCCAGCTGGGCTCTCGGGAGGATGAGAACAAGTCGATGCTGCCCTCCGGCCCAGCCTGTGGCAGCAAGGCTGCCAGCTACTCCAGCACCACCAGCAGCAAGCCTTCTTGTTCCTGTGCGCCTTGTGAAAGGGCTGCTGGCGGCAGCTTTGCGACTTGTCCCACCTGCCAGGGCAGTGGGGAGATCCCTCGAG AACTAGAGAAGCAGCTGGTGGCCCTCATCCCCTATGGGGACCAGAGGCTGAAGCCCAGGCACAC GAAGCTCTCCGTGTTCCTGGCAGTGTTCATCTGCCTGGTGACCTCCTCCCTCATCGTCTTTTTCCTGTTTCCCCGGACTATCGCCGTGCAGCCTGTAGGCCTCAACTCCTCCACGGTGACTGTTGGCGAGGCCGACATCCACCTCAGTATAACG AATATCTTGAGCATCTCCAATAACAACTACTACCCCATCGCTGTGACCCAGCTGACCATTGAGGTTCTGCACCTGTCCCTCGTGGTGGGGCAGGTCTCCGACAGCCTTCTCCTCCACGTCGGCCCTTTGGCCAGTGAGCAG ATGTTGTATACGGTAGCCAACAGGATATGGGATGAAAACACATA caAGATCTGTACCTGGCTGAAAATCAAAGTCCACCATGTGCTTCTGCACATCCA GGGCACCCTGACCTGTTCCTACCTGAGCCATTCAGAGCAGCTGGTCTTCCAGAGCTACGAATATGTGGACTGCCGGGGAAACGCATCCAAGCCCCACTTGCTGGTCCCTCGCCCGCCGTGA
- the LOC115850149 gene encoding transmembrane protein 106A isoform X1 gives MGETLSQLGSREDENKSMLPSGPACGSKAASYSSTTSSKPSCSCAPCERAAGGSFATCPTCQGSGEIPRELEKQLVALIPYGDQRLKPRHTKLSVFLAVFICLVTSSLIVFFLFPRTIAVQPVGLNSSTVTVGEADIHLSITNILSISNNNYYPIAVTQLTIEVLHLSLVVGQVSDSLLLHVGPLASEQVTPSCWPDLPTDLYLAENQSPPCASAHPGHPDLFLPEPFRAAGLPELRICGLPGKRIQAPLAGPSPAVTCLLSSSCGHLPAWSVSPTTPWHPIGRE, from the exons ATGGGTGAGACGCTCTCCCAGCTGGGCTCTCGGGAGGATGAGAACAAGTCGATGCTGCCCTCCGGCCCAGCCTGTGGCAGCAAGGCTGCCAGCTACTCCAGCACCACCAGCAGCAAGCCTTCTTGTTCCTGTGCGCCTTGTGAAAGGGCTGCTGGCGGCAGCTTTGCGACTTGTCCCACCTGCCAGGGCAGTGGGGAGATCCCTCGAG AACTAGAGAAGCAGCTGGTGGCCCTCATCCCCTATGGGGACCAGAGGCTGAAGCCCAGGCACAC GAAGCTCTCCGTGTTCCTGGCAGTGTTCATCTGCCTGGTGACCTCCTCCCTCATCGTCTTTTTCCTGTTTCCCCGGACTATCGCCGTGCAGCCTGTAGGCCTCAACTCCTCCACGGTGACTGTTGGCGAGGCCGACATCCACCTCAGTATAACG AATATCTTGAGCATCTCCAATAACAACTACTACCCCATCGCTGTGACCCAGCTGACCATTGAGGTTCTGCACCTGTCCCTCGTGGTGGGGCAGGTCTCCGACAGCCTTCTCCTCCACGTCGGCCCTTTGGCCAGTGAGCAGGTGACTCCCTCTTGCTGGCCAGACCTGCCCACAG ATCTGTACCTGGCTGAAAATCAAAGTCCACCATGTGCTTCTGCACATCCA GGGCACCCTGACCTGTTCCTACCTGAGCCATTCAGAGCAGCTGGTCTTCCAGAGCTACGAATATGTGGACTGCCGGGGAAACGCATCCAAGCCCCACTTGCTGGTCCCTCGCCCGCCGTGACCTGTCTGCTGTCGTCGAGCTGCGGGCACCTGCCGGCCTGGTCTGTATCTCCCACCACTCCATGGCACCCAATAGGACGAGAGTGA
- the LOC115850150 gene encoding src substrate cortactin-like isoform X2 gives MGSAYHWEASRRQMALGRRRWLMAQQQQQQEQELKKLQEEKRQSEKRTQPPRESPRESQPPPAPSRSPPAQPQPQPPQDSQRPGAHKDRFQGRVMNPQGAVNELHPAVVIQRQTPETPLAGHQQTSDEQPRLPTSQKHLHFKSRALLIHSGREAGRESRVISSRKESRDWLGSVRQR, from the exons ATGGGCAGTGCGTACCACTGGGAGGCCAGTCGCCGGCAGATGGCTTTGGGCCGGAGGAGGTGGCTGAtggcccagcagcagcagcagcaagagcAG GAACTGAAGAAACTCCAAGAAGAGAAAcggcaatctgaaaaaagaacCCAGCCACCTCGGGAGTCGCCGCGGGAGTCGCAGCCACCGCCGGCGCCATCACGGTCGCCACCCgcgcagccgcagccgcagcctCCGCAG GATTCCCAAAGGCCAGGCGCCCACAAGGACAGATTCCAAGGACGGGTGATGAACCCTCAAGGTGCAG tCAACGAACTACATCCAGCAGTGGTGATTCAGAGACAGACCCCCGAGACCCCACTGGCCGGCCATCAGCAAACATCAGATGAGCAGCCCCGTCTTCCTACCTCCCAAAAGCATCTCCACTTCAAAAGCCGAGCCCTCCTGATCCACTCTGGCAGGGAGGCTGGCCGGGAATCACGTGTGATTTCTTCCCGCAAAGAATCAAGAGACTGGCTGGGCTCCGTGAGACAGAGATGA
- the LOC115850150 gene encoding coiled-coil domain-containing protein 200-like isoform X1, translating into MGSAYHWEASRRQMALGRRRWLMAQQQQQQEQELKKLQEEKRQSEKRTQPPRESPRESQPPPAPSRSPPAQPQPQPPQVPERPPPPPPPPPQPKPQNAQDPLTERTSRYILQDSQRPGAHKDRFQGRVMNPQGAVNELHPAVVIQRQTPETPLAGHQQTSDEQPRLPTSQKHLHFKSRALLIHSGREAGRESRVISSRKESRDWLGSVRQR; encoded by the exons ATGGGCAGTGCGTACCACTGGGAGGCCAGTCGCCGGCAGATGGCTTTGGGCCGGAGGAGGTGGCTGAtggcccagcagcagcagcagcaagagcAG GAACTGAAGAAACTCCAAGAAGAGAAAcggcaatctgaaaaaagaacCCAGCCACCTCGGGAGTCGCCGCGGGAGTCGCAGCCACCGCCGGCGCCATCACGGTCGCCACCCgcgcagccgcagccgcagcctCCGCAGGTACCCgagcggccgccgccgccgccgccgccgccgcctcagcCAAAGCCACAAAATGCCCAGGACCCTCTTACTGAGCGCACCTCCCGGTACATTCTCCAGGATTCCCAAAGGCCAGGCGCCCACAAGGACAGATTCCAAGGACGGGTGATGAACCCTCAAGGTGCAG tCAACGAACTACATCCAGCAGTGGTGATTCAGAGACAGACCCCCGAGACCCCACTGGCCGGCCATCAGCAAACATCAGATGAGCAGCCCCGTCTTCCTACCTCCCAAAAGCATCTCCACTTCAAAAGCCGAGCCCTCCTGATCCACTCTGGCAGGGAGGCTGGCCGGGAATCACGTGTGATTTCTTCCCGCAAAGAATCAAGAGACTGGCTGGGCTCCGTGAGACAGAGATGA
- the LOC115850150 gene encoding coiled-coil domain-containing protein 200-like isoform X4, which produces MGSAYHWEASRRQMALGRRRWLMAQQQQQQEQELKKLQEEKRQSEKRTQPPRESPRESQPPPAPSRSPPAQPQPQPPQVPERPPPPPPPPPQPKPQNAQDPLTERTSRYILQDSQRPGAHKDRFQGRVMNPQGAGFGKSSPDTHIKYPRFTSTNYIQQW; this is translated from the exons ATGGGCAGTGCGTACCACTGGGAGGCCAGTCGCCGGCAGATGGCTTTGGGCCGGAGGAGGTGGCTGAtggcccagcagcagcagcagcaagagcAG GAACTGAAGAAACTCCAAGAAGAGAAAcggcaatctgaaaaaagaacCCAGCCACCTCGGGAGTCGCCGCGGGAGTCGCAGCCACCGCCGGCGCCATCACGGTCGCCACCCgcgcagccgcagccgcagcctCCGCAGGTACCCgagcggccgccgccgccgccgccgccgccgcctcagcCAAAGCCACAAAATGCCCAGGACCCTCTTACTGAGCGCACCTCCCGGTACATTCTCCAGGATTCCCAAAGGCCAGGCGCCCACAAGGACAGATTCCAAGGACGGGTGATGAACCCTCAAGGTGCAG GTTTCGGGAAATCTAGCCCAGATACACACATCAAGTACCCACGATTCACG tCAACGAACTACATCCAGCAGTGGTGA
- the LOC115850150 gene encoding coiled-coil domain-containing protein 200-like isoform X5 encodes MGSAYHWEASRRQMALGRRRWLMAQQQQQQEQELKKLQEEKRQSEKRTQPPRESPRESQPPPAPSRSPPAQPQPQPPQDSQRPGAHKDRFQGRVMNPQGAGFGKSSPDTHIKYPRFTEQRMGEPDPGPLRRGLGCYIISL; translated from the exons ATGGGCAGTGCGTACCACTGGGAGGCCAGTCGCCGGCAGATGGCTTTGGGCCGGAGGAGGTGGCTGAtggcccagcagcagcagcagcaagagcAG GAACTGAAGAAACTCCAAGAAGAGAAAcggcaatctgaaaaaagaacCCAGCCACCTCGGGAGTCGCCGCGGGAGTCGCAGCCACCGCCGGCGCCATCACGGTCGCCACCCgcgcagccgcagccgcagcctCCGCAG GATTCCCAAAGGCCAGGCGCCCACAAGGACAGATTCCAAGGACGGGTGATGAACCCTCAAGGTGCAG GTTTCGGGAAATCTAGCCCAGATACACACATCAAGTACCCACGATTCACG GAGCAAAGGATGGGAGAACCTGATCCCGGCCCTTTAAGACGAGGACTGGGCTGCTACATCATCTCACTTTGA
- the LOC115850150 gene encoding coiled-coil domain-containing protein 200-like isoform X3, with protein sequence MGSAYHWEASRRQMALGRRRWLMAQQQQQQEQELKKLQEEKRQSEKRTQPPRESPRESQPPPAPSRSPPAQPQPQPPQVPERPPPPPPPPPQPKPQNAQDPLTERTSRYILQDSQRPGAHKDRFQGRVMNPQGAGFGKSSPDTHIKYPRFTEQRMGEPDPGPLRRGLGCYIISL encoded by the exons ATGGGCAGTGCGTACCACTGGGAGGCCAGTCGCCGGCAGATGGCTTTGGGCCGGAGGAGGTGGCTGAtggcccagcagcagcagcagcaagagcAG GAACTGAAGAAACTCCAAGAAGAGAAAcggcaatctgaaaaaagaacCCAGCCACCTCGGGAGTCGCCGCGGGAGTCGCAGCCACCGCCGGCGCCATCACGGTCGCCACCCgcgcagccgcagccgcagcctCCGCAGGTACCCgagcggccgccgccgccgccgccgccgccgcctcagcCAAAGCCACAAAATGCCCAGGACCCTCTTACTGAGCGCACCTCCCGGTACATTCTCCAGGATTCCCAAAGGCCAGGCGCCCACAAGGACAGATTCCAAGGACGGGTGATGAACCCTCAAGGTGCAG GTTTCGGGAAATCTAGCCCAGATACACACATCAAGTACCCACGATTCACG GAGCAAAGGATGGGAGAACCTGATCCCGGCCCTTTAAGACGAGGACTGGGCTGCTACATCATCTCACTTTGA